The proteins below are encoded in one region of Paenibacillus albus:
- a CDS encoding DUF7002 family protein, producing the protein MNDGMKIDEIVNKVTKSSLRKSLYHFTRARNLDSVAHLDALYSSIAADPALAHESRSSRIELQLHGRVFVANAHLQITDQVMDANTTQRQFQQHLDRHVFFWPTRRSCLKMLEMYSKREPDERFVVLQLDAEALLSDYFEDVKLSKYDSGSSPRYPARVSYKKSLRMFLPLQQFETIKESYLPTKPSEIYEVLVEGKVTNLSRYLQAIYCKRDTNIPESWRSNARSFEQFKD; encoded by the coding sequence ATGAATGATGGAATGAAGATTGATGAAATCGTAAACAAAGTAACGAAGAGCTCGCTTCGGAAGTCCTTATATCATTTCACAAGAGCACGGAATTTAGATTCGGTTGCGCATTTGGATGCTCTATATTCAAGTATCGCGGCTGATCCTGCTCTAGCACATGAAAGCAGAAGCAGCAGAATAGAGCTTCAACTGCATGGAAGAGTGTTCGTTGCCAATGCCCATCTGCAGATTACAGATCAAGTCATGGATGCGAATACGACTCAAAGGCAATTTCAGCAGCATCTGGATCGGCATGTGTTTTTCTGGCCAACCCGAAGAAGCTGTCTCAAAATGCTGGAAATGTATTCAAAAAGGGAACCGGATGAGCGTTTTGTTGTGCTTCAACTGGATGCGGAGGCATTGCTCAGCGATTACTTTGAAGATGTGAAATTATCTAAGTATGATTCCGGAAGCTCACCACGCTATCCGGCTCGTGTTTCCTATAAGAAAAGCCTGCGGATGTTTCTGCCGCTTCAGCAATTCGAAACGATAAAGGAAAGTTACCTGCCTACAAAGCCTTCCGAAATCTATGAGGTGCTAGTCGAAGGTAAAGTAACCAATCTGTCACGGTACTTACAGGCGATTTATTGCAAGCGTGACACGAATATTCCTGAGAGCTGGAGAAGTAATGCCCGGTCATTCGAACAATTCAAAGATTGA
- a CDS encoding LysR family transcriptional regulator, whose product MEYFVATCEELHFTRASVKLGITQPSLSHQIKVLEDEIGVPLFDRIGKKIAITEAGMILYRQSKLAFGNLASAKEQIGELQQIERGTLSIGALPGELNQLVSSLLLEFHREYPKVRIKIFGVEDVADLVLNNQLDLAVTILPIENERLHTIPLYEEKFYFVATSEHPYAGRSSIDFEEIMNVPIVMFPETHRCRQLVDMTCSRAGFTFQPLIETTTIDSLFGLVRSGAGGTVLSKTLFEMYNFEDLHPIPIQNPTLCREVGIVYHRDKYMGKASRGFIDLLTAHIKVLKQDVVMESCDR is encoded by the coding sequence TTGGAGTACTTTGTTGCGACCTGCGAAGAATTGCATTTTACAAGAGCGTCCGTCAAGCTGGGCATTACGCAGCCATCTTTAAGTCATCAAATTAAGGTGCTTGAAGATGAAATTGGTGTACCGTTATTCGATCGTATCGGGAAGAAGATTGCGATAACCGAGGCAGGGATGATTCTCTATAGGCAGAGTAAATTGGCTTTTGGCAATTTAGCGAGTGCCAAAGAGCAAATTGGGGAGCTTCAGCAAATCGAACGCGGCACGCTTTCGATCGGAGCGCTTCCAGGCGAGCTGAACCAGTTGGTCTCGTCCTTGCTGCTTGAATTTCATCGCGAATATCCGAAAGTTCGCATTAAAATCTTCGGAGTCGAAGACGTTGCAGATCTTGTATTAAATAACCAATTGGATTTAGCCGTTACGATTCTTCCGATCGAGAATGAAAGGCTTCATACGATTCCGTTATATGAGGAGAAGTTTTATTTTGTGGCAACAAGCGAGCATCCCTATGCAGGGCGCAGCTCCATAGATTTCGAAGAGATTATGAATGTTCCTATTGTTATGTTCCCTGAAACCCATCGCTGCCGTCAGCTGGTGGATATGACGTGCTCCCGGGCCGGATTCACATTTCAGCCTCTAATTGAAACGACAACGATCGATTCGTTGTTCGGACTCGTACGCTCAGGTGCAGGCGGGACCGTATTATCAAAGACCTTGTTTGAAATGTATAACTTCGAGGACTTGCATCCCATTCCGATTCAAAACCCTACGCTGTGCCGGGAAGTGGGGATCGTGTACCACCGCGATAAATATATGGGGAAAGCATCGAGAGGATTTATTGATCTTCTCACCGCTCATATCAAAGTCCTGAAGCAGGACGTGGTGATGGAGAGCTGTGATCGCTAA
- a CDS encoding SLAC1 anion channel family protein — translation MQTMAAVQKERSIGSIQFLPVNLFAAVMGISGLSLAWRQASKLFGVPTIIADISGMVAVLLFIVLGIGYMTKWILYPQKVKAEFMHPVFGNFFGTIPIAILLLSSVLGSYSQQLGQVIWIIGTVLALAACFVFVSRLLNGNLEPVNKVPASLIPVVGTLDIPVAGGTIPFPWAHEINLLSLAIGGVIALVFFTLIISRLIHHAPMATGLTPSMIIMIAPFEVGFLGYTNFVHGIDAFAGMLFYFGLFLFLVLFFKVFKKSIPFGASWWGVSFPIAALSNAAIKYAMHVDSWLLIVISAIILALLSLVIIVLFIRTLKLLFNGSLLHG, via the coding sequence ATGCAAACCATGGCTGCCGTTCAGAAAGAAAGAAGCATCGGCTCAATTCAATTTTTACCCGTCAACCTATTCGCGGCGGTTATGGGTATCTCGGGCTTGTCACTGGCATGGAGACAAGCAAGCAAATTGTTCGGCGTTCCTACTATCATCGCAGATATTAGTGGAATGGTTGCAGTTCTTTTATTTATCGTGTTAGGGATCGGGTACATGACCAAATGGATTCTATATCCGCAGAAAGTCAAAGCCGAATTCATGCACCCTGTGTTCGGGAATTTCTTCGGAACGATTCCGATTGCCATCCTGCTGCTGTCTTCGGTGCTTGGGAGTTACAGCCAGCAATTAGGACAAGTGATATGGATAATAGGAACCGTACTGGCTCTAGCGGCTTGCTTTGTCTTTGTTTCACGGTTATTAAATGGAAATCTCGAGCCAGTTAACAAGGTTCCGGCTTCACTGATTCCAGTGGTAGGAACGCTCGATATTCCGGTTGCCGGAGGTACGATACCTTTTCCATGGGCGCATGAAATTAATCTGTTGTCGCTTGCAATCGGCGGAGTTATAGCATTGGTATTCTTTACTCTAATCATCTCCAGATTGATTCATCATGCCCCAATGGCAACGGGCTTAACACCTTCAATGATCATTATGATTGCTCCGTTCGAGGTTGGCTTCCTCGGGTACACGAATTTCGTGCATGGAATTGATGCATTCGCAGGCATGTTGTTTTACTTTGGATTGTTCTTGTTCCTAGTCTTGTTCTTCAAAGTATTCAAGAAGTCAATCCCCTTTGGCGCTTCCTGGTGGGGTGTAAGCTTCCCGATTGCAGCTCTAAGCAACGCAGCTATTAAATACGCGATGCATGTGGACTCATGGCTTCTTATCGTGATCTCGGCAATCATCCTAGCTCTATTAAGCTTGGTCATTATCGTTCTGTTTATTCGGACTTTGAAGCTGCTGTTTAATGGGAGCTTGCTTCATGGATAA
- a CDS encoding TetR/AcrR family transcriptional regulator — MFEQYNKMQKAVLETTLNLIIEKELQATSMSLIAKESRVSTGNIYHYFSSKEDIINELYKAIVLFNGDFVTKSLKEAATLQERFQQAWRNVIELGKQYPNGFRFIEQYSFSPYIYEQSKLEAYKGGWCGPMEQLYREAVEEGLFVSLDPHMMVQMHYGSFVYLLKSHQQNMLELTEDVAEQAIRFCWNSVSRG, encoded by the coding sequence ATGTTTGAACAATACAATAAGATGCAGAAAGCCGTCCTGGAGACAACTCTGAATTTGATTATTGAGAAGGAGCTGCAGGCGACATCCATGTCGCTTATCGCTAAGGAGTCCCGCGTTTCCACGGGCAACATTTATCACTACTTCAGCAGTAAAGAAGACATCATCAATGAGCTGTACAAGGCCATCGTACTATTCAATGGGGACTTCGTTACGAAGAGCCTGAAGGAAGCCGCTACATTGCAGGAGAGATTCCAGCAGGCATGGCGCAATGTTATTGAGCTAGGCAAGCAGTACCCGAATGGCTTCAGGTTCATAGAGCAGTATTCGTTCTCGCCGTACATCTATGAGCAATCCAAGCTGGAAGCTTATAAAGGCGGTTGGTGCGGGCCAATGGAGCAGCTGTACCGCGAGGCGGTTGAAGAAGGATTATTCGTCAGTCTTGATCCGCACATGATGGTGCAGATGCATTACGGCTCCTTCGTTTATCTCTTGAAGAGTCACCAGCAGAATATGCTGGAGTTGACGGAGGACGTTGCAGAGCAAGCGATACGCTTCTGCTGGAATTCGGTGAGTCGAGGGTAG
- a CDS encoding SDR family oxidoreductase, with translation MTTKTIFITGTSSGLGKLMAIHFAKLGWNVAATMRCPEKETELTAYENIKIFKLDVTNVEQVHSAINDAISAFGKIDVVVNNAGMGSYGALELAAEDTIDWQFAVNVRGPINVIRKFLPHFRAQGGGMFINISSFMGVTTAVPLGSLYNMSKFGLEGLTEGLYYELKPLNIELRLIEQGGSKGNNFVDSIIWNKDEEIKDYDNLTNKVSSLMTSRSDDQLDDPQTIVDAIAAQATGASNQFRTVVGEAGRSLLALRNSVPIEKYLETIASNYA, from the coding sequence ATGACTACAAAGACGATTTTTATTACAGGAACAAGCTCAGGATTGGGGAAATTGATGGCGATTCACTTTGCAAAGCTTGGTTGGAATGTAGCTGCAACGATGCGCTGCCCGGAGAAAGAAACCGAGTTAACCGCATATGAGAATATAAAAATCTTCAAGCTGGACGTTACGAACGTGGAACAAGTGCATTCGGCCATAAATGATGCGATTTCAGCTTTTGGGAAAATCGATGTTGTTGTTAACAATGCCGGCATGGGCTCCTATGGAGCGCTGGAATTAGCCGCAGAAGATACGATTGACTGGCAGTTTGCCGTTAATGTCCGCGGTCCGATTAATGTTATCCGCAAATTCCTGCCTCACTTTAGGGCGCAAGGAGGCGGGATGTTTATTAATATCAGCTCCTTTATGGGCGTGACCACTGCCGTTCCGCTGGGCTCTCTCTATAATATGTCCAAGTTTGGACTGGAGGGCTTAACGGAAGGGCTCTATTATGAGCTCAAACCGCTCAACATCGAGCTTCGGCTTATCGAGCAAGGCGGCTCTAAAGGTAACAATTTCGTCGACAGCATCATTTGGAACAAGGACGAGGAGATCAAGGATTACGATAATCTGACGAATAAGGTCTCAAGCTTAATGACAAGTCGGTCAGATGACCAACTCGATGACCCTCAAACGATTGTAGATGCCATTGCGGCACAAGCAACAGGAGCGAGCAATCAGTTCCGCACGGTCGTCGGAGAGGCGGGAAGAAGCTTACTGGCGCTTCGAAATTCGGTTCCGATTGAGAAATATCTCGAGACGATTGCATCAAATTATGCGTGA
- a CDS encoding TetR/AcrR family transcriptional regulator — translation MSKKQDIMTATLDLIHEEGLQSVTFAKLFKRANVGSGTIYNYFANKEDLVNEVYKESRNQMGEYLLQGYDAEASLYERFKCLQMNRLRFGMHFPKRFLFIDSYSFSPYIARELRSAEDSYNSSQVVQDLIIEGQRQGVIKEMDSHLCHQLVHGIISSILKGYYVEKYPLNELQIQQIIEASWKAILV, via the coding sequence ATGAGCAAGAAGCAAGACATTATGACGGCAACACTCGACTTGATTCATGAAGAAGGCTTGCAGTCGGTTACTTTCGCCAAGCTGTTCAAGCGTGCGAACGTTGGATCTGGCACGATCTATAACTATTTCGCGAACAAAGAAGATTTGGTGAATGAAGTATATAAGGAGTCGCGCAACCAGATGGGGGAATACCTCCTGCAAGGCTATGATGCGGAAGCAAGCTTGTACGAACGGTTCAAGTGTCTGCAGATGAATCGGTTGCGGTTCGGCATGCATTTTCCGAAGAGGTTTCTGTTTATCGACAGCTATTCTTTCTCGCCATATATTGCGCGTGAGCTGCGCAGCGCGGAAGATAGCTACAATTCCAGCCAAGTCGTTCAGGACTTGATCATTGAAGGCCAAAGGCAAGGGGTCATCAAAGAAATGGATTCGCATCTGTGCCATCAGCTCGTTCACGGCATCATTTCGTCGATTCTGAAGGGCTACTACGTAGAGAAGTACCCGCTAAATGAATTGCAAATTCAGCAAATAATCGAGGCATCCTGGAAAGCGATCCTCGTATAA
- a CDS encoding antibiotic biosynthesis monooxygenase family protein, with product MTQIKANEPILTFINVFKVEPENQQRVVELLTQATEVSVKFAPGFISCALHKSTDGTKVTMYAQWQSLEHYQAMRDDPRPLPFFQEALTIATFESGMYDVVKTFEYTKE from the coding sequence ATGACACAAATTAAAGCAAATGAACCGATACTGACGTTTATAAATGTGTTCAAAGTAGAACCGGAAAATCAACAACGCGTAGTCGAGCTGCTGACCCAAGCAACCGAAGTATCCGTTAAATTCGCACCGGGGTTCATTTCCTGCGCACTACACAAAAGCACGGACGGAACGAAAGTCACGATGTATGCCCAGTGGCAAAGCTTGGAGCATTATCAAGCGATGCGTGACGATCCAAGACCGCTTCCTTTCTTCCAAGAAGCTCTGACAATCGCTACATTCGAATCGGGTATGTACGACGTCGTTAAGACGTTTGAATATACAAAAGAATAA